Proteins encoded in a region of the Prunus persica cultivar Lovell chromosome G4, Prunus_persica_NCBIv2, whole genome shotgun sequence genome:
- the LOC18779163 gene encoding pentatricopeptide repeat-containing protein At3g24000, mitochondrial — translation MSRHISKSKSKALYLYKKAAAVGIQKLSLSAAQLRTSATRASCTDSEEISEGEDWYASHIIQDKDLLRKSLHNSGTGLHVLDLVNRGSLEADRTLYNKLLNRCTQMGRLQQARIVHAHILTSHFKDDLPIHNTILNMYVKCGSLEDARNLFDQMPSKDLVTWTALISGYSQYDRPQDALVLFPQMLLRGLEPNQFTLSSLFKAAGAVSDDNNKHGRQLHAYCLKYGFDTNVYVGTSLVDMYARWGHMDESQLIFDSLETKNEVSWNALIAGHARKAQGEHALRLFWKMLREGFKPTHFTYSSVFTACASAGSMEQGKWVHAHMIKSGAKLVAFVGNTLLDMYAKSGSIEDARKVFDRLVRQDIVSWNSMLTGYAQHGLGQETVQRFEEMLRIGIQPNDITFLCVLTACSHAGLLDEGQYYFDLMKSYNIELQISHYVTIVDLLGRAGLLDRAAKFIREMPIEPTAAVWGALLGACRMHKNIDLGAYAAERVFELDPHDSGPHVLLSNIYASAGRLSDAARVRKLMKDCGVKKEPACSWVEIENAVHMFVANDDAHPQRVEILQMWETISGKIKDIGYVPDTSHVLFFVDQQEREVKLQYHSEKLALAFALLNTTPGSTIRIKKNIRVCGDCHSAIKYVSKVEGREIIVRDTNRFHHFRNGSCSCRDYW, via the coding sequence ATGTCAAGACATATATCTAAATCCAAATCCAAGGCCTTGTACTTGTACAAGAAGGCTGCTGCTGTTGGCATTCAGAAACTTTCATTATCGGCGGCACAGTTGAGGACGTCTGCAACTCGGGCTTCCTGCACGGACTCGGAAGAAATTTCAGAAGGCGAAGACTGGTACGCTTCCCATATCATCCAAGATAAGGACCTTCTTCGCAAGAGCCTCCACAATTCGGGAACAGGGCTTCATGTTCTGGACTTGGTTAATCGCGGTTCCTTGGAAGCGGACCGGACTCTGTACAATAAGTTACTAAACAGATGTACCCAGATGGGCAGACTTCAACAAGCAAGAATTGTGCACGCTCACATCCTTACTTCCCACTTTAAAGATGACCTTCCCATCCACAATACCATCCTTAACATGTATGTCAAATGCGGTAGTTTGGAAGACGCTCGTAACTTGTTTGATCAAATGCCTAGCAAGGACTTGGTCACTTGGACTGCCTTGATTTCTGGCTATTCTCAATATGATCGACCTCAGGATGCACTTGTTTTGTTTCCTCAAATGCTCCTCCGTGGCCTGGAACCCAATCAGTTCACCTTGTCTAGCTTGTTCAAGGCTGCTGGTGCTGTGTCTGATGATAACAACAAGCACGGCAGGCAGCTTCACGCTTATTGCCTTAAGTACGGTTTTGATACCAATGTTTATGTGGGCACTTCTCTTGTGGACATGTATGCTAGGTGGGGCCATATGGATGAATCCCAGTTGATCTTTGACTCCCTGGAGACCAAGAATGAGGTGTCTTGGAATGCTTTGATTGCTGGGCATGCTAGGAAGGCTCAAGGAGAGCATGCTCTCAGGTTGTTCTGGAAGATGCTCAGGGAAGGATTTAAACCCACACATTTCACTTATTCTAGCGTCTTTACTGCCTGTGCCAGTGCAGGGTCTATGGAGCAAGGCAAGTGGGTTCACGCCCACATGATAAAATCGGGTGCTAAGCTTGTTGCTTTTGTCGGGAATACTCTTCTTGACATGTATGCCAAATCAGGCAGCATTGAGGATGCAAGAAAGGTTTTTGACAGGTTGGTTAGACAAGACATTGTTTCTTGGAATTCTATGCTTACTGGATACGCCCAGCATGGGCTTGGACAGGAAACTGTACAGCGGTTTGAAGAAATGCTGAGAATTGGAATCCAACCTAATGATATAACCTTTCTTTGTGTTCTTACTGCCTGCAGCCATGCTGGTCTCTTGGATGAGGgacaatattattttgactTGATGAAAAGTTACAACATAGAACTGCAGATTTCACACTACGTGACAATTGTTGATCTTCTTGGCCGTGCAGGTCTTCTTGATCGAGCTGCGAAGTTCATAAGAGAAATGCCGATTGAACCCACTGCAGCTGTTTGGGGAGCCCTGTTAGGTGCCTGTAGGATGCACAAGAATATAGACTTGGGCGCTTATGCTGCTGAACGTGTTTTTGAGCTTGATCCCCATGATTCAGGCCCCCATGTCTTACTTTCTAATATCTATGCCTCTGCTGGCAGATTAAGTGACGCTGCAAGAGTGAGAAAGTTGATGAAAGATTGTGGGGTGAAAAAAGAACCTGCTTGTAGTTGGGTGGAGATTGAGAATGCAGTCCACATGTTTGTGGCAAATGATGATGCTCACCCGCAAAGAGTAGAGATCCTTCAGATGTGGGAGACGATTAGTGGGAAGATTAAGGACATTGGATACGTCCCAGACACTAGCcatgttcttttctttgtggACCAGCAGGAGAGGGAAGTCAAGTTGCAGTACCATAGTGAGAAGCTTGCTCTAGCATTTGCGCTTCTTAACACTACTCCAGGATCCACCATTCGGATCAAGAAGAACATCAGGGTTTGTGGTGATTGTCATTCGGCAATCAAGTACGTCTCAAAGGTGGAAGGGAGAGAAATCATTGTGAGAGATACAAACCGGTTCCATCATTTCCGCAATGGCTCTTGTTCTTGTAGGGACTATTGGTAG
- the LOC18779841 gene encoding cell wall / vacuolar inhibitor of fructosidase 2: MAFKYHIVCVCLGLFIFCATSSIQPTKLVDEVCHSTSSYSLCVESLYTDPRTPSADIYVLAYISFRLAFLNASSTQDHIAKLLKHTEAKAKAKANTGPTQQVLRRCYHDYNKAVSALSSAYNDLNSETFSDLVDWAGAASLAADDCQVVVKTTYPPLSTMNLDLKRLCEICVAVSKLFT; this comes from the coding sequence ATGGCATTCAAATACcatattgtgtgtgtgtgcttgGGGTTGTTCATCTTCTGTGCTACTAGTAGCATTCAGCCAACTAAGCTTGTGGACGAGGTCTGTCACTCAACTTCCAGTTACTCCTTGTGTGTGGAGTCTCTATACACGGACCCACGCACGCCCAGTGCTGATATCTATGTGCTTGCCTACATCTCGTTTCGCTTAGCATTCCTCAATGCCTCCAGCACCCAAGACCATATAGCCAAGCTGCTCAAGCACACAGAggcaaaggcaaaggcaaaggcaaaCACAGGCCCTACCCAGCAAGTCCTCCGACGATGTTATCATGATTACAACAAGGCCGTTTCTGCACTCTCATCCGCCTACAACGACCTCAACTCGGAAACATTCTCTGACCTCGTTGATTGGGCAGGTGCTGCTTCTCTTGCTGCGGATGACTGCCAAGTTGTTGTCAAGACAACTTATCCTCCTTTGAGCACCATGAATCTTGATTTGAAGCGTCTTTGTGAAATCTGCGTTGCTGTCTCTAAACTCTTTACTTGA
- the LOC18778819 gene encoding probable galactinol--sucrose galactosyltransferase 2 isoform X1 gives MLQTTVFSPSPGALQLNHNHNRRIFSWGRGSVGVNSSTSNTWRQSLFVSAKPVLEDGVLSVNGKEVLTKVPENVVVTPLTNSSAFVGATSETATSRHVFKLGVIRDVRLLSLFRFKLWWMIPRVGSTGSDIPVETQMLLLQAKEGPDFDALKEAAPYILFLPVLDGEFRSSLQGNSSNELEFCVESGDPAIVTSQSPKAVFVNCGNHPFDLLKESMKILEKHFGTFSLRESKQMPGMLDWFGWCTWDAFYQGVNPQGIREGLESLSQGGTPAKFLIIDDGWQDTSNEFQIEGEPFVEGSQFGGRLNSIQENNKFRTTTNKEAESETPSGLKEFVSEIKANFGLKYVYVWHALLGYWGGLLPNALGTKKYNPKLRYPVQSPGNLANMRDLAMDCMEKYGVGAIDPAKVYQFYDDLHGYLVSQNVDGVKVDVQNILETISTGLGGRVSLTRQFQQALEKSIATHFQDNSIICCMGQSTDSIYHSKKSAITRASDDYYPENPTTQTLHVAAVAFNSIFLGEVVVPDWDMFYSRHDAAEFHAAARAVGGCGVYVSDKPGQHDFEILKRLVLPDGSILRARYPGRPSRDCLFVDPVMDGKSLLKIWNLNKCNGVIGIFNCQGAGKWPCVENIVEVKASAAELSGQVSPADIEYFEEVSGKHWTGDCAVYSFTKGCLSRLPKDKSFEVTLKLLQCDVFTVSPIKVYKQEIEFAAIGLLNMYNSGGAVEAIDCFGDESSCEIHIKGRGGAGSFGAYSSLKPKACSVNSIDEEEFEFRGEDNLLTVTLPPRTSCWNIILSY, from the exons ATGCTTCAGACCACCGTGTTTTCTCCATCTCCCGGAGCCCTTCAGCTcaaccacaaccacaaccGCAGGATCTTCTCGTGGGGACGAGGGTCTGTTGGTGTTAACAGCAGCACTAGTAACACATGGAGGCAATCTTTGTTTGTCAGCGCAAAACCTGTCCTTGAAGATGGTGTTCTCAGTGTCAATGGTAAGGAAGTGTTGACAAAAGTGCCTGAGAATGTGGTTGTCACACCATTGACCAACTCATCCGCATTTGTGGGTGCCACTTCTGAAACTGCTACTTCACGCCATGTTTTTAAGCTTGGAGTCATACG TGATGTCAGATTATTAAGTCTTTTTAGATTTAAGCTTTGGTGGATGATACCACGAGTGGGCAGTACGGGAAGTGACATTCCGGTTGAAACTCAGATGTTGCTCCTTCAAGCAAAGGAGGGACCAGATTTTGATGCGTTAAAGGAAGCTGCTCCTTATATCTTATTCTTGCCTGTTCTAGATGGTGAATTTAGAAGCAGCTTGCAGGGGAATTCATCGAATGAGCTTGAGTTCTGTGTTGAAAGTG GTGACCCAGCTATAGTTACCTCACAATCCCCAAAAGCAGTTTTTGTGAACTGTGGGAACCATCCTTTCGATCTGTTGAAGGAATCTATGAA GATTTTGGAGAAGCATTTTGGAACCTTTTCTCTTAGAGAATCCAAACAG ATGCCTGGAATGCTAGATTGGTTTGGCTGGTGTACCTGGGATGCCTTTTATCAAGGAGTTAATCCTCAGGGAATCAGAGAAGGCCTGGAAAG TTTATCACAGGGAGGTACTCCAGCTAAGTTTTTGATAATTGACGATGGGTGGCAAGATACGTCAAATGAGTTCCAAATAGAAGGGGAGCCATTTGTTGAAGGATCACA GTTTGGTGGTAGATTAAATAGCattcaagaaaataataagtttCGTACAACAACCAATAAAGAGGCTGAAAGCGAGACACCAAGTGGTCTGAAGGAATTTGTTTCTGAAATCAAGGCGAATTTTGGCCTCAA GTACGTCTATGTATGGCATGCCCTGTTGGGATACTGGGGAGGGCTTCTTCCAAATGCTCTTGGAACTAAAAAGTATAATCCTAAGCTAAGATACCCAGTACAGTCCCCCGGGAATTTGGCAAATATGAGGGACTTGGCCATGGATTGCATGGAGAAATATGGTGTTGGTGCAATAGATCCTGCAAAGGTGTATCAGTTTTATGATGATCTACACGGTTATCTTGTTTCACAGAATGTGGATGGGGTTAAGGTCGATGTTCAGAACATACTGGAGACTATATCAACTGGTTTAGGAGGGCGCGTCTCTCTAACTAGACAGTTCCAACAGGCACTCGAGAAGTCCATAGCCACCCACTTCCAAGACAACAGCATAATCTGCTGCATGGGCCAAAGCACTGACTCCATTTACCA TTCGAAAAAAAGTGCTATTACTCGAGCATCTGATGATTACTACCcagaaaacccaacaacacAGACACTACACGTTGCTGCTGTGGCTTTCAACAGCATATTCCTTGGTGAAGTTGTTGTCCCAGATTGGGACATGTTCTAT AGCCGTCATGATGCAGCTGAGTTCCATGCTGCTGCTAGAGCTGTGGGAGGCTGTGGAGTCTATGTTAG TGACAAACCTGGCCAGCATGATTTCGAGATACTTAAAAGGCTTGTACTTCCCGATGGGTCAATTCTCAGAGCTCGATACCCAGGGAGGCCATCGCGGGATTGTTTATTTGTTGACCCAGTTATGGATGGGAAGAG CCTTCTAAAGATATGGAATTTGAACAAATGCAATGGAGTTATAGGCATTTTCAACTGCCAGGGAGCAGGGAAGTGGCCTTGTGTGGAAAACATTGTTGAGGTAAAAGCTAGTGCTGCTGAGCTATCCGGGCAGGTGTCCCCTGCAGATATTGAGTATTTCGAAGAGGTTTCTGGGAAGCATTGGACTGGAGATTGTGCAGTCTATTCCTTCACCAAAG GGTGCCTGTCTCGTTTACCAAAGGACAAGTCGTTTGAGGTCACATTAAAACTTCTCCAGTGTGATGTCTTTACTGTATCTCCTATTAAGGTTTACAAGCAAGAGATTGAGTTTGCAGCTATTGGATTATTGAATATGTACAATTCCGGTGGAGCAGTTGAAGCAATTGACTGCTTTGGTGATGAGTCTAGTTGTGAAATACACATCAAGGGAAGAGGAGGAGCTGGTAGTTTTGGAGCATACTCCAGTTTAAAGCCCAAAGCTTGCTCAGTCAACTCCATAGACGAGGAGGAATTTGAATTCAGAGGTGAAGACAATCTTTTAACAGTAACACTTCCCCCCAGAACAAGTTGTTGGAACATTATTCTAAGTTATTGA
- the LOC18780950 gene encoding ras-related protein RABB1c encodes MSYAYLFKYIIIGDTGVGKSCLLLQFTDKRFQPVHDLTIGVEFGARMITIDNKPIKLQIWDTAGQESFRSITRSYYRGAAGALLVYDITRRETFNHLASWLEDARQHANANMTIMLIGNKCDLAHRRAVSTEEGEQFAKEHGLIFMEASAKTAQNVEEAFIKTAATIYKKIQDGVFDVSNESYGIKVGYGGIPGPSGGRDGSSSQAGGCCS; translated from the exons ATGTCTTACGCGTATTTATTCAAGTACATCATCATCGGCGATACTG GAGTTGGAAaatcatgtcttcttcttcagtttaCCGACAAGAGGTTCCAGCCAGTGCACGATTTAACCATTGGTGTTGAGTTCGGAGCCAGGATGATCACCATCGACAACAAACCAATCAAGCTCCAAATTTGGGACACG GCGGGCCAAGAGTCTTTCAGATCCATTACACGGTCCTACTACAGAGGGGCTGCCGGTGCGTTGCTTGTGTATGACATCACCAG GAGGGAAACTTTTAATCACTTGGCTAGCTGGTTAGAGGACGCGAGGCAACATGCAAATGCAAACATGACAATAATGTTAATTGGTAATAAGTGTGATCTTGCTCACAGACGGGCTGTGAGTACTGAGGAAGGGGAACAGTTTGCAAAGGAGCATGGACTGATCTTTATGGAGGCCTCTGCTAAAACTGCTCAGAATGTTGAGGAG GCATTTATAAAAACTGCTGCAACCATATACAAGAAGATTCAAGATGGAGTTTTTGATGTATCAAATGAG TCTTATGGCATAAAAGTTGGATATGGTGGAATTCCGGGACCATCAGGAGGCAGAGATGGCTCTTCCTCTCAAGCTGGAGGCTGTTGCAGTTGA
- the LOC18779892 gene encoding probable galacturonosyltransferase 4 yields the protein MMVRNVVMVMLFVTVIAPIILYTDRLGSFQVSSSSSGDDFVEDVTAVAANAHTGRLNLLPQESSTTLKEPVGVVYSDNSTNSYPETRGSSAHPNHSHKDGPSVDSMEHVSARVLSTTNDQNLSQTDNPIRQVTQTLEQGNQFMSDLHAKGGGASEQSIDNASQTTEIKNERQSTQTSSRVDQRKPKKTMTEKQNDETAVPDVRVRHLKDQLIRAKVYLSLPATRNNPHFTRELRLRIKEVQKALWEATKDSDLPRNAYDKLKAMEQTLTKGKQIQDDCAAMVKKLRAMLHSMEEQLRVHRKQTMFLTQLTAKTLPKGLHCLPLRLTTEYYTLNSSQQVFPNQEKLEDPLLYHYALFSDNVLAAAVVVNSTITHAKDPANHVFHIVTDRLNYAAMRMWFLVNSPGKATIQVQNIEEFTWLNSSYSPVLKQLGSASMINYYFRTHRANSDSNLKFRNPKYLSILNHLRFYLPEVFPKLNKVLFLDDDVVVQKDLTGLWALDLKGNVNGAVETCGESFHRFDRYLNFSNPLISKNFDARACGWAYGMNIFDLEEWKKQNITEVYHRWQELNHDRQLWKLGTLPPGLITFWKRTYPLDRSWHVLGLGYNPSVNQKEIDRAAVIHYNGNMKPWLEIGIPKYRNYWVKYVDYDHMYMRECNINP from the exons ATGATGGTGAGGAatgtggtgatggtgatgTTGTTTGTAACGGTGATTGCTCCCATTATACTTTACACTGATCGTCTTGGGTCCTTCCAGGTCTCCTCTTCCTCCT CCGGAGACGATTTTGTTGAAGATGTTACAGCCGTT GCTGCTAATGCTCATACAGGCCGTCTAAATCTGCTTCCCCAG GAATCATCCACAACCCTTAAAGAACCTGTCGGAGTGGTATATTCCGACAACTCCACTAATTCATATCCAGAGACAAGGGGGAGCTCCGCCCACCCTAATCACTCTCATAAAG ATGGGCCTTCAGTGGACTCCATGGAGCATGTATCTGCTAGAGTGTTATCTACCACCAACGACCAAAATCTGTCTCAAACAGATAATCCCATCAGACAGGTCACTCAAACACTTGAGCAAGGAAACCAGTTTATGTCTGACTTACATGCCAAAGGAGGTGGTGCTTCTGAGCAAAGTATTGATAATGCCTCTCAGACTACG GAAATAAAGAATGAGCGACAATCCACTCAAACATCCAGCAGGGTTGatcaaagaaaacccaagaaaaCTATGACTGAAAAACAGAATGATGAAACAGCTGTTCCAGATGTTCGGGTACGACATCTTAAAGACCAGCTCATCAGGGCAAAGGTCTACCTATCTCTTCCAGCCACAAGAAACAACCCCCATTTCACAAGGGAGCTTCGACTGCGAATAAAGGAAGTTCAAAAAGCACTTTGGGAGGCAACCAAGGATTCTGACCTGCCAAGGAA CGCCTACGATAAGTTGAAGGCAATGGAACAGACATTGACTAAAGGTAAGCAGATTCAAGACGATTGCGCAGCTATGGTGAAAAAGCTTCGAGCTATGCTTCATTCAATGGAAGAGCAACTCCGGGTGCACAGGAAGCAGACTATGTTCTTGACACAATTGACGGCAAAAACACTTCCCAAGGGACTTCACTGTCTTCCATTGCGCCTTACCACTGAATACTATACCTTAAATTCTTCTCAACAGGTCTTTCCCAATCAAGAGAAACTAGAAGATCCCCTGCTGTACCATTATGCACTATTCTCAGACAATGTATTGGCTGCAGCGGTTGTTGTAAACTCAACTATCACACATGCTAAG GACCCTGCAAATCATGTTTTCCATATTGTCACTGATAGGCTCAATTATGCTGCAATGAGAATGTGGTTTTTAGTAAATTCACCGGGCAAGGCCACTATTCAGGTTCAAAACATTGAAGAATTTACATGGTTGAATTCAAGTTACAGTCCAGTTCTGAAGCAGTTGGGTTCTGCATCCATGATAAATTATTACTTTAGGACTCATCGGGCCAATTCTGattcaaatttgaagtttCGAAACCCAAAGTACTTGTCTATCCTGAACCATCTCCGCTTTTACCTTCCAGAGGTCTTTCCAAAGCTCAACAAAGTTCTGTTCCTGGATGATGATGTAGTTGTGCAGAAGGATCTTACTGGGCTCTGGGCCCTTGACTTGAAGGGAAATGTTAATGGGGCTGTGGAGACTTGTGGAGAAAGCTTCCATCGCTTTGATCGGTATCTTAACTTTTCAAATCCTCTTATCTCAAAGAATTTTGATGCTCGTGCTTGTGGATGGGCGTATGGAATGAATATCTTTGATTTGGAGGAATGGAAGAAGCAAAACATCACAGAGGTGTACCACAGATGGCAGGAGCTG AATCATGATAGACAATTGTGGAAGTTGGGGACCCTACCACCTGGGCTCATAACATTTTGGAAACGCACATACCCACTCGATCGCTCCTGGCATGTGCTGGGCCTTGGTTATAACCCTAGTGTTAACCAGAAGGAAATTGATCGAGCAGCTGTTATACACTATAATGGCAACATGAAACCGTGGCTTGAGATAGGCATACCCAAATACCGAAATTACTGGGTAAAATATGTTGATTATGATCATATGTATATGCGAGAGTGCAATATCAATCCATAG
- the LOC18778819 gene encoding probable galactinol--sucrose galactosyltransferase 2 isoform X2, giving the protein MLQTTVFSPSPGALQLNHNHNRRIFSWGRGSVGVNSSTSNTWRQSLFVSAKPVLEDGVLSVNGKEVLTKVPENVVVTPLTNSSAFVGATSETATSRHVFKLGVIRDVRLLSLFRFKLWWMIPRVGSTGSDIPVETQMLLLQAKEGPDFDALKEAAPYILFLPVLDGEFRSSLQGNSSNELEFCVESGDPAIVTSQSPKAVFVNCGNHPFDLLKESMKILEKHFGTFSLRESKQMPGMLDWFGWCTWDAFYQGVNPQGIREGLESLSQGGTPAKFLIIDDGWQDTSNEFQIEGEPFVEGSQFGGRLNSIQENNKFRTTTNKEAESETPSGLKEFVSEIKANFGLKYVYVWHALLGYWGGLLPNALGTKKYNPKLRYPVQSPGNLANMRDLAMDCMEKYGVGAIDPAKVYQFYDDLHGYLVSQNVDGVKVDVQNILETISTGLGGRVSLTRQFQQALEKSIATHFQDNSIICCMGQSTDSIYHSKKSAITRASDDYYPENPTTQTLHVAAVAFNSIFLGEVVVPDWDMFYSRHDAAEFHAAARAVGGCGVYVSDKPGQHDFEILKRLVLPDGSILRARYPGRPSRDCLFVDPVMDGKREQGSGLVWKTLLR; this is encoded by the exons ATGCTTCAGACCACCGTGTTTTCTCCATCTCCCGGAGCCCTTCAGCTcaaccacaaccacaaccGCAGGATCTTCTCGTGGGGACGAGGGTCTGTTGGTGTTAACAGCAGCACTAGTAACACATGGAGGCAATCTTTGTTTGTCAGCGCAAAACCTGTCCTTGAAGATGGTGTTCTCAGTGTCAATGGTAAGGAAGTGTTGACAAAAGTGCCTGAGAATGTGGTTGTCACACCATTGACCAACTCATCCGCATTTGTGGGTGCCACTTCTGAAACTGCTACTTCACGCCATGTTTTTAAGCTTGGAGTCATACG TGATGTCAGATTATTAAGTCTTTTTAGATTTAAGCTTTGGTGGATGATACCACGAGTGGGCAGTACGGGAAGTGACATTCCGGTTGAAACTCAGATGTTGCTCCTTCAAGCAAAGGAGGGACCAGATTTTGATGCGTTAAAGGAAGCTGCTCCTTATATCTTATTCTTGCCTGTTCTAGATGGTGAATTTAGAAGCAGCTTGCAGGGGAATTCATCGAATGAGCTTGAGTTCTGTGTTGAAAGTG GTGACCCAGCTATAGTTACCTCACAATCCCCAAAAGCAGTTTTTGTGAACTGTGGGAACCATCCTTTCGATCTGTTGAAGGAATCTATGAA GATTTTGGAGAAGCATTTTGGAACCTTTTCTCTTAGAGAATCCAAACAG ATGCCTGGAATGCTAGATTGGTTTGGCTGGTGTACCTGGGATGCCTTTTATCAAGGAGTTAATCCTCAGGGAATCAGAGAAGGCCTGGAAAG TTTATCACAGGGAGGTACTCCAGCTAAGTTTTTGATAATTGACGATGGGTGGCAAGATACGTCAAATGAGTTCCAAATAGAAGGGGAGCCATTTGTTGAAGGATCACA GTTTGGTGGTAGATTAAATAGCattcaagaaaataataagtttCGTACAACAACCAATAAAGAGGCTGAAAGCGAGACACCAAGTGGTCTGAAGGAATTTGTTTCTGAAATCAAGGCGAATTTTGGCCTCAA GTACGTCTATGTATGGCATGCCCTGTTGGGATACTGGGGAGGGCTTCTTCCAAATGCTCTTGGAACTAAAAAGTATAATCCTAAGCTAAGATACCCAGTACAGTCCCCCGGGAATTTGGCAAATATGAGGGACTTGGCCATGGATTGCATGGAGAAATATGGTGTTGGTGCAATAGATCCTGCAAAGGTGTATCAGTTTTATGATGATCTACACGGTTATCTTGTTTCACAGAATGTGGATGGGGTTAAGGTCGATGTTCAGAACATACTGGAGACTATATCAACTGGTTTAGGAGGGCGCGTCTCTCTAACTAGACAGTTCCAACAGGCACTCGAGAAGTCCATAGCCACCCACTTCCAAGACAACAGCATAATCTGCTGCATGGGCCAAAGCACTGACTCCATTTACCA TTCGAAAAAAAGTGCTATTACTCGAGCATCTGATGATTACTACCcagaaaacccaacaacacAGACACTACACGTTGCTGCTGTGGCTTTCAACAGCATATTCCTTGGTGAAGTTGTTGTCCCAGATTGGGACATGTTCTAT AGCCGTCATGATGCAGCTGAGTTCCATGCTGCTGCTAGAGCTGTGGGAGGCTGTGGAGTCTATGTTAG TGACAAACCTGGCCAGCATGATTTCGAGATACTTAAAAGGCTTGTACTTCCCGATGGGTCAATTCTCAGAGCTCGATACCCAGGGAGGCCATCGCGGGATTGTTTATTTGTTGACCCAGTTATGGATGGGAAGAG GGAGCAGGGAAGTGGCCTTGTGTGGAAAACATTGTTGAGGTAA